The genomic window TCTATATTTGATAGATAACATCTTATGTTGCATCTAAACATCACATTTGTTTTGTACACGACTGTCGTATTCAGCACTTCTAAAAGGGAGCGTGCATTTAATTTGTCAACTACCAAACACAATTACTGCTCTGTTTTCTCGTCTTTCTTTCCCCTTTATTCATTTTCCCTAACTCGCAAAAGCAACGGTAAGATTTCTCTATTCAATCCAATTCCCTTTTCTGAAAGAACTTCTAGGTCCCACTCTCAACTGGGCCATGCTTCACTTCTGTGGCCTCTTCATCTTACTACTATCATACTAAAATGATCAAAGCTAGGACATTTTGTCAAACTGTGGTCGCCAATCCATGGTTTGTGGCTAACATGCTGGCCATAAAAACCCTCCACTACTGCTTGGAGCCATAGGAAATCAAGTGAATTATCACAGTCAAGCTTTAGAATAACACCATAAGAtgacaagagagagagggagctgtTCACATTTCTCAGAATCATCATTTCAAACTGCTTAGTGACCCAGAAAGACAGCACTGTAGCATGCATGTGGAGCTTAGTGGGCAAGAGAAGAATGGATAAACATGACCCTTCAATTGTTTCAAGTATTGTGGCCCAAGAACCATCCCTCGCAGCACCATGAGTTCCCACTGTCCCTGTGTGGAAGAAGCACAGCTTGTATCACTTCAGGATCCATCTTCCTTAAGTGCAGCCCAGTGCAGACTAATCCTCCCACCTACTCAAGGCAGTGGCTTCTCTTGCAGAGCAGATAGCTCAGCGTGCCTGCATGCAAGGCACTGGGCTCGAgaacagtgtggggcagcgggctGAAGCCGAAGGCGCCGCTGGAcaggaagcaccagcagcacctTTCGTGCGGGGGCGATGAGCAGCAGGACCGACGAGGCCAGGCCGGCACCGGCTCTCACCTGCTGTGGAATCCACGTTTTCCCAAGCAGCGGCGCCTCCCAGGACGTCGTCCACCTCCTTTAGCTTCGGGTatttcctgctggtcacctggaGGCGCCCGGAAAACTCACTCGCCTGCAGCCCCGTGCTCGGCCCCCCGCACGCGTCTCATCGACTCCCCCCCCGCACCCTGGCGCAGCCAAGAGCGGCCGCAGCGCCGGCGGCTGCTACACGGTGTCGGCCAACGCCGCGAGCCCCGCCGCCGGCTCCGGGCAACGCGAGCGCGCACCCAgcgctgggggggggaagggcgcTACCTTGCGCGTAACGTTGCGCACATAGGGACACGTGGTGCAAGCGAATCGGTGGCAGCGCGGCCCCTCCTCAGCCACCAGCACGTTGCCGCAGGCCGGGCAGAAAAGCAGCATCTCTGCGCCAAGCAGCCAgaaccccgccccgccccgccactTCCGGCGGATCAGGTTCGGCTGCCACGAGCCGCCGCGCGGGCCGGGCCATGGCGGCGGCGGACGGAAGCGGCGCGGAGGCTGaggccgaggaggaggaggaggagctggcgcACGCAGAGGTGCTGGAGCTCTTCCAGGAGGGGCTGGTCAGGCTCGTGCAGGACCCGCTGCTGTGCGA from Alligator mississippiensis isolate rAllMis1 chromosome 13, rAllMis1, whole genome shotgun sequence includes these protein-coding regions:
- the POLR3K gene encoding DNA-directed RNA polymerase III subunit RPC10, which gives rise to MLLFCPACGNVLVAEEGPRCHRFACTTCPYVRNVTRKVTSRKYPKLKEVDDVLGGAAAWENVDSTAEPCPKCEHPRAYFMQIQTRSADEPMTTFYKCCNAQCGHRWRD